One genomic window of Chanos chanos chromosome 13, fChaCha1.1, whole genome shotgun sequence includes the following:
- the ush1c gene encoding harmonin: MERKVAREFRHKVELLIDNEAEKDYLYDVLRMYHQSMNLPVLVGDLKLVINEPNRLPLFDAIRPLIPLKHQVEYDLLTPKRSRKLKEVRLDRTHPEGLGLSVRGGLEFGCGLFISQIVKDGQAGNVGLQVGDEIVRINGYSISSCIHEEVISLIKTKKTVSLKVRYVGMIPVKSSADEPLKWQFVDQFVSESGSSVAGLASIGGKEIKEKKVFLSLVGTKGMGISISSGPTQKPGIYVSNVKPGSLSAEVGLQVGDQIVEVNGVDFTNLDHKEAVRVLKSSRSLTITVLTGAGSELFMTDEERLAAEARRELERQELMHQKRVALETNKIVKEQQEKERLRKLEISQKTAEEEERYRKEMEKIEAAERKHNREWEEDWGNRDTPKTPSPAPSSPPPRSPSPPKTKNSVDSPEMTAFGWFYRYEGKLPTLRKKGKEKKQKKKMSKTDTLPAERKNKKEMEFELKLAKEKEEMHEREKQLKINRLVQEVSETEREDLEESEKVQHWVERLCQTRLEQISSVENDSPEMSPARSPAASSPTVRRFPGGLQLATTDLDDINLDEVDQSLRQPLKRLAPTPPTSNQPPPPLPPPPPSPRLNPTSNYPPPSPRPSNHNKHHPAPSPRPSEARYSPSGYRRSPSPLEHSNEWESRAYRQRGGYSTASPNELSYPPSPKKIAPSPPNQRRQIAPVVSKPVMLPPSQTSHRPTLRSEAMPPEMLKRMVVYNSSFKSNKKQGFQKYVDDFDPHSMFAPTELDGRDVRLLRIKKDGPLDLAVEGGIDSPLGKIVVSTVYEDGSADKHGGIVPGDEIMAVNGKILTDATLSEAQSSLARAWNSGGDWIDLVIAVSPPKEYEDEVPKTASLSPTANRKVFEGSAPVYRQGYLLKF, translated from the exons GTCTATGAACCTGCCTGTTCTGGTTGGTGACCTGAAGCTGGTGATTAATGAACCCAATCGCCTACCTCTGTTTGACGCCATCCGTCCGCTGATCCCACTGAAACATCAAGTGGAGTACGACCTGCTTACGCCTAAGAGATCACG GAAGTTGAAAGAGGTACGTCTGGACCGCACACATCCGGAGGGCCTTGGTCTGAGTGTGCGTGGAGGACTGGAATTTGGCTGCGGTCTCTTCATTTCCCAAATAGTCAAGGATGGACAGGCTGGGAATGTGGGCCTGCAG GTCGGGGACGAGATTGTCCGCATTAATGGATACTCCATCTCCTCCTGCATCCATGAGGAGGTGATCAGCCTAATCAAGACTAAGAAGACAGTGTCGCTAAAAGTCAGAT ATGTTGGAATGATACCAGTGAAAAG tTCTGCGGATGAACCTCTGAAGTGGCAATTTGTGGATCAGTTTGTTTCTGAATCTGGG agcagcgTAGCAGGACTTGCTTCCATTGGAGGAAAAGaaatcaaggaaaaaaaagtgtttctcaGCTTGGTTGGTACCAAAGGCATGGGCATTAG CATCTCGAGTGGGCCGACACAGAAGCCCGGGATCTATGTGAGCAACGTAAAACCCGgctctctctcagcagaagTGGGCTTACAG GTGGGTGACCAGATTGTGGAGGTCAATGGGGTGGATTTCACCAATTTGGATCATAAGGAG GCAGTTCGCGTACTGAAGAGCAGTAGGAGTCTGAccatcactgtcctcacagGAGCT ggcAGTGAGTTGTTTATGACGGATGAAGAGAGGCTGGCCGCGGAGGCGCGAAGAGAACTGGAGAGGCAGGAGCTCATGCATCAGAAGAGGGTGGCACTAGAAACAAACAAGATTGTGAAGGAACAGCAGGAGAAAGAACGCCT GCGAAAGCTGGAGATATCTCAGAAGACGGCGGAAGAGGAGGAACGATATCGCAAAGAGATGGAGAA GATTGAGGCTGCGGAGAGGAAACACAACAGGGAATGGGAGGAGGACTGGGGTAACAGGGACACGCCCAAAACCCCGTCTCCAGCACCTTCATCTCCACCCCCCCGCTCCCCATCGCCTCCCAAAACCAAGAACTCTG tCGACAGCCCAGAGATGACGG CTTTTGGCTGGTTTTACCGCTATGAAGGGAAGTTGCCCACTCTCAGAAAG aaaggaaaagagaagaagcagaaaaaaaagatgtcaaagACCGATACCCTTCCAGcagagaggaagaacaagaaGGAGATGGAGTTTGAACTGAAACTAGccaaggaaaaggaggagatgcatgaaagagaaaaacagttgaaaatcaATAGACTGGTACAAGAG GTGTCAGAGACTGAAAGGGAAGACCTGGAGGAATCTGAGAAGGTGCAGCACTGGGTGGAGAGACTGTGTCAGACCAGATTAGAACAGATCTCCTCGGTAGAAAACGACTCTCCAGAG ATGTCTCCAGCACGTTCGCCCGCTGCCTCGAGTCCAACCGTGCGGAGGTTCCCTGGGGGGCTGCAGTTGGCCACTACCGATCTGGATGACATTAATCTTGATGAAGTGGATCAGAGTCTCAGGCAGCCCTTGAAAAGACTGGCACCTACTCCACCCACATCTAATCAACCACCACCTCCAttacctcctcctccaccttcaCCCAGGCTTAACCCCACATCCAACTACCCGCCCCCGTCGCCTAGGCCCTCCAACCACAACAAGCACCATCCTGCGCCCTCTCCCAGACCA TCTGAGGCCAGGTACAGCCCCTCCGGTTACCGCAGGTCTCCCAGCCCTTTGGAGCATAGCAACGAGTGGGAGAGTCGTGCATACAGGCAGCGAGGGGGCTATTCTACAGCCAGCCCGAATGAACTTTCATACCCCCCAAGCCCAAAG AAAATAGCTCCTAGCCCGCCCAATCAGCGGAGACAGATTGCTCCTGTCGTGTCGAAGCCTGTCATGCTGCCCCCATCCCAGACCTCACACAGACCCACTCTGCGCTCAGAGGCCATG CCACCAGAGATGCTAAAACGGATGGTGGTGTACAACTCCTCCTTTAAGTCCAACAAGAAACAA GGATTTCAGAAATACGTCGACGACTTTGATCCACACTCCATG TTCGCTCCAACGGAACTAGATGGAAGAGATGTACGTCTACTCCGAATTAAAAAG GATGGTCCGCTGGATCTTGCAGTGGAAGGAGGTATAGACTCTCCGCTGGGGAAGATTGTGGTATCAACTGTTTATGAAGATGGCTCTGCAGACAAACATG GTGGGATAGTGCCCGGGGATGAAATAATGGCAGTGAATGGGAAAATCCTGACTGATGCCACTCTTTCTGAGGCCCAGAGCTCACTGGCTCGGGCTTGGAACAGTGGAGGG GATTGGATTGACCTCGTGATAGCTGTATCCCCACCAAAGGAATACGAAGATGAGGT CCCTAAGACAGCATCACTCAGTCCCACTGCGAACAGAAAGGTTTTCGAAGGCAGTGCTCCGGTGTACAGACAAGGTTACCTGCTCAAGTTTTAG